A genomic window from Brassica oleracea var. oleracea cultivar TO1000 chromosome C8, BOL, whole genome shotgun sequence includes:
- the LOC106308157 gene encoding protein ROOT PRIMORDIUM DEFECTIVE 1, whose protein sequence is MFAKSKSFLFSMSKLFHQHQQWREMGAMAKVRLKWVKNKNLDHIIDTETDLKAACILKDAIKRSPTGFLTAKSVADWQKLLGLTVPVLRFLRRYPTLFHEFPHARYASLPCFKLTETALMLDSQEEIIHQSHESDTVERLCRLLMMMRTRTVSLRSLHSLKFDLGLPDNYEKTLVMRYPDHFCFVKASNGNPCLKLVTWRDEFAFSALQKRNERDAVTGEDGLYREFKRGQSALTFAMSFPRGYGAQKKVKAWMDEFQKLPYISPYDDASNIDPESDLMEKRAVGVLHELLSLTIHKKTKRNYLRSMRGELNIPHKFTRLFTRYPGIFYLSLKCKTTTVILKEGYRRGKLVDPHPLTRLRDKFYHVMRTGFLYRARGVGMVSKEELLLDKVDDEGPEEEGSEEEEIVEGSELEEDSEDE, encoded by the exons ATGTTCGCCAAATCCAAAAGCTTTCTCTTTTCAATGAGCAAGCTGTTTCATCAGCATCAACAATGGCGAGAAATGGGAGCAATGGCGAAAGTGAGATTGAAATGGGTGAAGAACAAGAACCTCGATCACATCATTGACACCGAAACCGATCTCAAAGCAGCTTGCATCCTCAAAGACGCCATTAAACGATCTCCCACCGGTTTCCTCACCGCGAAATCCGTCGCCGACTGGCAAAAGCTCCTCGGTCTCACCGTCCCTGTTCTTCGCTTCTTGCGCAG GTATCCGACTCTGTTTCACGAGTTTCCGCACGCTCGTTACGCAAGCTTGCCCTGTTTCAAGCTAACGGAGACAGCACTAATGCTCGACTCACAAGAAGAGATCATTCATCAAAGCCACGAGAGTGATACAGTGGAGAGGCTCTGTCGCCTTCTGATGATGATGAGAACAAGAACCGTCTCTCTCAGATCACTCCACTCTCTCAAGTTCGATCTCGGCTTACCTGACAACTACGAGAAGACGCTAGTCATGAGATACCCTGACCACTTCTGCTTCGTCAAGGCCTCTAACGGAAACCCTTGTCTAAAGCTCGTGACTTGGCGTGATGAGTTCGCCTTCTCTGCTCTGCAGAAGCGAAACGAGAGGGATGCTGTTACAGGTGAGGATGGTCTCTACCGCGAGTTCAAGAGAGGACAATCCGCATTGACTTTCGCTATGAGTTTTCCTCGAGGGTATGGAGCTCAGAAGAAGGTCAAGGCTTGGATGGATGAGTTTCAGAAACTTCCTTACATATCTCCTTACGACGACGCGAGTAACATCGACCCTGAGAGCGATCTCATGGAGAAACGAGCTGTGGGAGTGTTGCACGAGCTCTTGAGCTTGACTATCCACAAGAAAACCAAGAGGAACTACTTGAGAAGCATGAGAGGTGAGCTCAACATTCCTCATAAGTTCACTCGTCTCTTCACGCGGTACCCTGGGATCTTCTACCTTTCGTTGAAGTGTAAGACGACAACTGTGATTCTTAAAGAAGGGTATCGTCGTGGAAAGCTAGTGGATCCGCATCCTCTCACTCGTCTTAGAGATAAGTTCTATCATGTGATGAGAACAGGGTTTCTCTACCGGGCTAGAGGGGTAGGCATGGTCTCTAAGGAGGAACTTTTGCTTGATAAGGTTGACGATGAGGGCCCTGAGGAAGAAGGTTCTGAAGAAGAAGAGATTGTGGAAGGAAGTGAACTTGAAGAGGATTCAGAAGATGAATAG
- the LOC106309579 gene encoding F-box protein At3g58530 has product MESKKVMEEEEEMWRREIVTSVMRIVSTRLPQRDLISLLLVSPWLYRTLVSYPSIWLNIDLRERTNAGDRLLAALSLPRYRQVKHINLEFSQGVEDTHLQLVKSQCHDALSSLECLNLNGCQKISDSGIEAITSICPKLKVISIYWNVRVTDDCIRHLVKNCRNIIDLNLSGCKSITDKGMQLVAESYQDLESLNITRCVKITDDGLLHVLHKCSSLQTLNLYALSGFTDEAYKKISLLAELRFLDLCGAQNLSDEGLGHIAKCNKLESLNLTWCVRITDAGVITIANSCTSLEFLSLFGIVGVTDRCLEALSHTCPATLTTLDVNGCIGIKRRSREELLQMFPRLICFKVHS; this is encoded by the exons ATGGAATCGAAGAAAGTGATGGAAGAGGAAGAAGAGATGTGGAGGAGAGAGATAGTAACAAGCGTGATGAGGATAGTGAGCACGAGATTGCCACAGAGAGATCTAATTTCTCTCCTTCTCGTTAGCCCTTGGCTCTATCGCACCCTCGTCTCCTACCCTTCCATCTGGCTG AACATTGATTTGCGTGAGAGGACCAATGCAGGGGATAGGCTTTTAGCTGCTCTGTCTTTG CCAAGATATCGTCAAGTGAAGCATATCAATCTTGAATTTTCTCAGGGTGTTGAGGACACTCATCTTCAACTTGTGAAAAGTCAG TGTCATGATGCGCTTTCAAGCTTAGAATGCTTGAATCTGAACGGGTGCCAAAAGATATCGGACAGTGGAATAGAAGCTATAACTAGTATATGTCCCAAGTTAAAAGTTATCTCTATCTACTGGAACGTGAG GGTGACTGATGATTGCATTAGACATCTAGTGAAGAATTGCAGAAACATCATTGATTTGAACCTAAGCGGCTGCAAG AGCATAACAGACAAAGGTATGCAACTAGTAGCTGAAAGTTATCAAGACTTGGAGTCACTGAATATCACCAG GTGTGTTAAGATCACAGATGATGGATTACTTCATGTGCTACACAAGTGTTCCTCTCTCCAGACCTTAAACCTCTATGCTCTTTCAGG CTTCACAGACGAAGCTTACAAGAAGATATCTCTTTTGGCTGAGCTAAGGTTCTTAGACCTATGTGGTGCTCAG AACTTATCTGATGAAGGGCTTGGTCATATAGCTAAGTGCAACAAGCTAGAGTCTCTCAACTTGACATG GTGCGTGCGTATCACAGATGCAGGTGTGATTACTATTGCTAATAGTTGTACCTCTCTCGAATTTCTCAG CTTGTTTGGAATAGTTGGGGTGACTGATAGATGTCTGGAGGCTCTCTCGCACACCTGTCCTGCTACACTCACCACTCTTGATGTCAATGGCTGCATCGGCATTAAG AGACGAAGCCGTGAAGAGTTGCTTCAGATGTTCCCTCGTCTGATATGCTTCAAAGTACACAGCTAA
- the LOC106311982 gene encoding DEAD-box ATP-dependent RNA helicase 52-like: MSSSWADVSESERPPPSGWGGGGYGDSRPSRTNYVPPHLRSRPASSDFAAPSHGNERGGCGGRGGRGSGYVGRGGGGGGGWSNRSGVWDRRDTETNPFGNDGNAEPPAVNELENNTGINFEAYEDIPIETSGDNVPPPVNTFAEIDLGEALNLNIQRCKYVKPTPVQRNAIPILAAGRDLMACAQTGSGKTAAFCFPIISGIMKEEEHVERPRGVYPLAVILSPTRELACQIHDEARKFSYQTGVKVVVAYGGTPVNQQIRELERGVDILVATPGRLNDLLERGRVSLQMVKYLALDEADRMLDMGFEPQIRKIVQQMDMPPPGVRQTMLFSATFPREIQRLASDFLSNYIFLAVGRVGSSTDLIVQRVEFVHGSDKRSHLVDLLHAQRDNGNQGKQALTLVFVETKKGADSLENWLCINGFPATTIHGDRSQQEREVALRSFKTGRTPILVATDVAARGLDIPHVAHVVNFDLPNDIDDYVHRIGRTGRAGNSGLATAFFNDNNTSMAKPLAELMQEANQEVPDWLSRYASRASFGGGKNRRSGGRFGGRDFRRESGGYGGGPGGGYGGGPRGGYGGGPGGGYGGGPGGGYGAMQGGYGTVPGGYTYIPYGRGGGAYYGGGYGTVPNQGYGPGVASAWD, from the exons ATGAGTTCATCATGGGCTGATGTTTCTGAATCGGAGAGACCACCACCATCTGGTTGGGGTGGAGGTGGTTACGGTGACTCTCGTCCGTCCAGAACCAACTACGTTCCTCCGCATCTTAGGAGCCGTCCAGCGTCTTCAGACTTTGCTGCTCCTTCACATGGTAACGAGCGTGGGGGATGCGGTGGTAGAGGAGGTCGTGGCTCAGGCTATGTAGGTAGAGGAGGAGGTGGTGGTGGTGGTTGGAGTAACAGAAGTGGAGTTTGGGACCGTAGGGACACTGAAACGAACCCGTTTGGTAACGATGGCAATGCAGAGCCGCCGGCTGTTAACGAGCTGGAGAACAACACAGGCATCAACTTTGAAGCGTATGAAGATATTCCCATCGAGACGAGTGGGGATAATGTGCCACCTCCTGTTAATACATTTGCGGAGATTGATCTCGGAGAGGCTCTGAATCTCAATATTCAGAGGTGCAAGTACGTGAAGCCGACCCCTGTGCAGCGTAACGCTATTCCTATATTAGCTGCTGGGAGGGATTTGATGGCTTGTGCTCAGACAGGGTCTGGGAAGACGGCTGCGTTTTGCTTTCCGATTATTAGTGGGATTATGAAGGAGGAGGAGCATGTTGAGAGACCGCGTGGTGTCTATCCACTTGCTGTTATTCTCTCACCAACTAGGGAGTTGGCTTGCCAG ATACATGATGAAGCGAGAAAGTTCTCATATCAGACTGGTGTGAAGGTTGTGGTTGCTTATGGAGGAACACCAGTCAACCAACAG ATAAGGGAGCTTGAAAGGGGAGTCGATATTCTTGTTGCAACACCTGGGAGATTAAATGATTTGCTTGAGAGAGGTAGAGTCTCACTACAGATGGTGAAATACTTAGCACTTGATGAGGCGGACAGGATGCTGGACATGGGTTTTGAACCACAAATCAGGAAGATTGTTCAGCAGATGGACATGCCTCCTCCTGGTGTCCGGCAGACGATGCTGTTCAGTGCTACATTTCCTAGGGAGATACAG AGACTTGCATCTGATTTTCTTTCAAATTACATATTTCTGGCTGTTGGAAGAGTGGGGTCAAGTACGGATTTGATTGTCCAGAGAGTAGAGTTTGTCCACGGTTCTGACAAAAGAAGCCATCTCGTGGACCTTCTTCATGCTCAGAGGGATAATGGTAACCAAGGAAAG CAAGCTTTGACTCTAGTATTTGTGGAGACAAAGAAGGGAGCTGACTCGTTGGAGAATTGGTTGTGCATTAATGGATTCCCAGCTACGACCATCCACGGTGATAGGTCACAACAG GAAAGAGAAGTGGCGCTGAGATCATTCAAAACCGGGCGGACACCTATTCTGGTTGCAACAGACGTGGCTGCACGTGGGCTTGACATTCCACACGTTGCTCATGTGGTTAACTTTGATCTGCCAAACGACATCGACGACTACGTCCACCGTATTGGACGAACAGGACGTGCAGGCAATTCAGGGTTGGCAACTGCTTTCTTCAACGACAACAACACATCAATGGCCAAGCCACTCGCTGAGCTGATGCAAGAAGCAAACCAGGAGGTCCCTGACTGGCTGAGTCGGTACGCATCTCGTGCTTCATTTGGAGGTGGTAAGAACCGGCGGTCTGGTGGGCGGTTTGGAGGCCGTGACTTCAGGAGAGAATCTGGTGGCTATGGAGGCGGTCCCGGTGGTGGCTATGGAGGCGGACCCCGTGGTGGCTATGGAGGCGGACCCGGCGGAGGTTATGGAGGCGGTCCCGGTGGTGGCTATGGAGCAATGCAAGGTGGGTATGGGACGGTTCCTGGTGGTTATACTTATATACCTTATGGTAGAGGAGGTGGTGCTTACTATGGTGGAGGATATGGAACTGTTCCTAACCAAGGGTATGGTCCTGGAGTGGCTAGTGCTTGGGACTAA
- the LOC106311983 gene encoding carbon catabolite repressor protein 4 homolog 2-like — protein sequence MLSVIRVHLPSEIPIVGCELTPYVLVRRPDKSAATEDVPESSPLEGYFLRYRWFRVQSDKKVTICSVHPTEQATLQCVFCSKRPALVSKSYHCSPKCFTDAWQHHKTLHERAAAENGNNEEDNNNDLSRASSAASGVLASTLSASMSSLNGPPTPFYPSSIAQKNGGETLVEVGGCKTYTPTADDIGYVLKFECVVAVAESKQSVGHPSTIMTSRVIPAPSPRPRRLIPVNGADVVGGHLDQDGRIQSAGSFTVLSYNILSDTSASSELYSYCPTWALSWPYRRQNLLREIVAYRADVVCLQEVQSDHFHEIFAPELDKHGYQALYKRKTNEVLSGSTSAIDGCATFFRRDRFAHVKKYDVEFNKAAQSLTEAIIPPAQKRSALNRLVKDNIALIVVLEAKFGNQPTDASGKRQLICVANTHVNVQQELKDVKLWQVHTLLKGLEKIAASADIPMLVCGDFNTLPGSAPHSLLVYGKVDPQHPDLLVDPLGILRPQTKLTHQLPLVSAYSSFVRSVMGIGLEQHRRKMDLNTNEPLFTNCTRDFIGTHDYIFYTADTLMVESLLELLDEDGLRKDTALPSPEWSSSHIALLAEFRCMPRTRR from the exons ATGCTTAGCGTGATCCGAGTTCACCTCCCTTCCGAAATTCCCATCGTGGGCTGCGAGCTAACCCCTTACGTCCTCGTCCGCCGCCCCGATAAGTCCGCCGCCACCGAAGATGTCCCTGAGTCTTCTCCCCTCGAAGGCTACTTCCTCCGTTACAGATG GTTTCGTGTACAGAGCGATAAGAAAGTAACGATCTGCAGCGTCCACCCGACGGAGCAAGCCACTTTGCAATGCGTCTTCTGCTCGAAGCGTCCAGCTCTCGTCTCCAAAAGCTACCACTGCTCTCCCAAATGCTTTACCGACGCGTGGCAGCACCACAAGACTCTGCACGAGCGTGCAGCCGCTGAGAACGGGAACAACGAGGAAGATAATAATAATGACTTGTCACGTGCCAGCAGCGCCGCCTCTGGTGTCCTCGCCAGCACCTTGTCTGCTTCAATGTCGAGTCTCAACGGGCCACCGACGCCGTTTTATCCTTCTAGCATCGCGCAGAAGAACGGAGGAGAGACGCTGGTCGAGGTCGGGGGTTGCAAAACGTACACGCCTACGGCTGATGATATTGGCTACGTGTTGAAGTTCGAGTGTGTGGTGGCTGTTGCCGAGAGTAAGCAGTCTGTGGGGCATCCTAGTACGATTATGACTTCGCGTGTGATTCCTGCTCCTTCTCCGAGGCCTCGGAGGCTTATCCCTGTTAATGGAGCTGATGTGGTGGGTGGTCACTTGGATCAAGATGGTCGGATTCAGTCTGCAGGATCGTTCACTGTTCTTTCTTACAATATATTGTCTGATACTTCTGCGAGTAGCGAGCTTTACAGTTACTGTCCTACTTGGGCTCTTTCTTGGCCTTATAGAAGGCAGAATTTGTTGAGGGAGATTGTTGCTTATCGAGCTGATGTTGTCTGCCTTCAAGAG GTACAAAGTGATCATTTCCATGAAATTTTCGCTCCTGAGTTGGATAAACATGGGTATCAAGCTCTATACAAGAGGAAGACTAATGAG GTTCTCAGCGGAAGTACAAGTGCAATTGATGGATGTGCAACGTTTTTCAGAAGGGATAGATTTGCACATGTCAAGAAATATGAT GTTGAATTCAACAAGGCTGCTCAGTCTTTGACTGAGGCTATCATCCCTCCTGCTCAGAAGAGAAGTGCTTTAAACCGACTTGTGAAG GATAACATTGCGTTGATAGTTGTTCTTGAAGCGAAGTTTGGTAATCAACCTACTGATGCCTCTGGGAAGCGCCAGCTTATCTGTGTG GCAAACACACATGTTAATGTTCAACAAGAGCTAAAGGACGTGAAGCTCTGGCAG GTTCATACGTTATTAAAGGGGCTAGAGAAAATAGCGGCTAGTGCCGATATTCCCATGCTTGTATGTGGAGACTTCAATACGCTTCCCGGGAG TGCTCCTCATTCACTTCTTGTATATGGAAAGGTTGACCCACAACACCCAGATCTATTGGTTGATCCCCTTGGGATCCTGCGTCCTCAAACCAAACTGACTCATCAACTGCCTCTG GTGAGTGCGTACTCATCGTTTGTGAGATCAGTAATGGGTATTGGATTGGAACAACACAGAAGGAAAATGGATCTTAATACAAACGAGCCTTTGTTTACCAATTGCACAAGGGACTTCATTGGCACTCATGACTATATATTTTATACAG CGGATACATTAATGGTGGAGTCTTTATTGGAGTTGCTAGATGAAGATGGATTGAGAAAGGATACAGCTCTTCCTTCCCCGGAATGGTCTTCTAGTCACATTGCACTCTTAGCTGAGTTTCGATGCATGCCTAGGACCAGACGCTAA
- the LOC106312314 gene encoding ketol-acid reductoisomerase, chloroplastic-like — MAAATSSIAPPLSCPSKALRTSKATSLAFGFVSSTSKSLRSLTATVPGNGTGSSLSARMVASSAVRAPVSLDFETSVFKKEKVSLAGYDEYIVRGGRDLFKHLPDAFKGIKQIGVIGWGSQGPAQAQNLRDSLVEAKSDIVVKIGLRKGSKSFEEARAVGFTEESGTLGDIWETISGSDLVLLLISDAAQADNYEKIFSHMKPNSILGLSHGFLLGHLQSMGLDFPKNISVVAVCPKGMGPSVRRLYVQGKEINGAGINASFAVHQDVDGRAADVALGWSVALGSPFTFATTLEQEYKSDIFGERGILLGAVHGIVESLFRRYTENGMSEDLAYKNTVECITGTISRTISTQGMLAVYNYLSEEGKKDFETAYSASFYPCMEILYECYEDVAAGSEIRSVVLAGRRFYDKEGLPAFPMGKIDQTRMWKVGERVRKSRPAGDLGPLYPFTAGVYVALMMAQIEILRKKGHSYSEIINESVIESVDSLNPFMHARGVSFMVDNCSTTARLGSRKWAPRFDYNLTQQALVAVDSGAPINKDLISNFFADPVHGAIEVCAQLRPTVDISVPEDADFVRPELRQSS; from the exons ATGGCGGCTGCAACTTCATCCATCGCTCCTCCCCTCTCATGCCCATCCAAAGCCCTTAGGACATCGAAAGCCACAAGCTTGGCTTTTGGTTTCGTCTCGTCTACTTCAAAGTCTCTGAGGTCGCTCACTGCCACCGTCCCTGGAAATGGAACCGGATCTTCCCTCTCCGCGAGAATGGTTGCGTCGTCTGCGGTCAGAGCACCCGTGTCTCTCGATTTCGAGACGTCTGTGTTCAAAAAGGAGAAAGTCTCTCTCGCTGGCTACGATGAG TACATTGTGAGAGGAGGAAGGGACTTGTTCAAGCATCTTCCTGATGCTTTCAAAGGGATTAAGCAGATTGGTGTCATTGGCTGGGGCTCTCAG GGACCTGCTCAAGCTCAGAATCTAAGGGATTCACTTGTGGAGGCTAAGTCTGACATTGTTGTTAAG ATTGGGCTTAGAAAGGGATCTAAATCGTTTGAGGAGGCACGTGCTGTTGGCTTCACCGAAGAGAGTGGTACTTTGGGTGATATATGGGAAACTATCTCTGGCAGCGATCTTGTATTGCTTTTGATCTCTGATGCTGCTCAG GCTGATAACTATGAGAAAATATTCTCACACATGAAGCCAAACAGCATTCTCGGCTTGTCACACGGGTTTCTACTAGGGCATTTACAGTCAATGGGACTTGATTTCCCAAAGAACATCAGCGTGGTAGCTGTTTGCCCTAAGGGAATGGGTCCATCCGTTAGGAGGCTTTATGTCCAAGGCAAAGAAATCAACGGTGCTGGAATCAACGCTAGTTTTGCAGTCCACCAG GATGTTGACGGTAGAGCCGCTGATGTTGCTCTGGGATGGTCAGTAGCACTTGGTTCTCCTTTTACTTTTGCTACTACTCTTGAGCAAGAGTACAAGAGTGACATCTTCGGAGAAAGAG GTATTTTGCTTGGTGCGGTTCACGGAATCGTGGAGTCTCTCTTTAGAAGGTACACTGAAAATGGAATGAGCGAAGACTTAGCTTACAAGAACACAGTAGAGTGCATCACAGGAACAATCTCAAGGACTATCTCTACTCAGGGCATGTTGGCTGTCTACAACTACTTGTCTGAAGAAGGCAAAAAGGACTTCGAGACTGCATACAGTGCATCCTTCTACCCTTGTATGGAGATTCTCTACGAATGTTACGAGGATGTAGCAGCTGGCAGCGAGATCCGGAGTGTTGTCTTGGCCGGTCGTCGCTTCTAT GATAAGGAGGGATTGCCTGCATTCCCGATGGGTAAGATTGATCAGACAAGAATGTGGAAGGTCGGTGAACGTGTCAGGAAGTCCAGACCAGCTGGTGACTTGGGTCCGTTGTATCCCTTCACCGCTGGAGTTTACGTTGCCCTTATGATGGCTCAG ATTGAGATCTTGAGGAAGAAGGGTCACTCATACTCGGAGATCATCAACGAGAGTGTGATTGAATCTGTTGATTCTCTCAATCCGTTTATGCACGCTAGAGGAGTGTCCTTCATGGTGGACAACTGCTCGACCACAGCGAGATTGGGATCGAGGAAATGGGCACCGAGGTTCGACTACAACCTGACTCAACAAGCTTTGGTGGCTGTGGACAGTGGTGCACCAATCAACAAAGACTTGATAAGCAACTTCTTTGCTGATCCAGTCCATGGTGCTATCGAGGTCTGTGCACAGCTCAGGCCTACCGTTGATATCTCTGTGCCTGAAGATGCAGATTTTGTTCGACCTGAGCTGCGTCAGTCTAGCTGA
- the LOC106312285 gene encoding TPR repeat-containing thioredoxin TTL4 has product MSHYRRHSLEPSIDSITNRFRDSLNFQRDDDDVINKPDFRELDYPLKPRVSSSTAATPAASGSSSSSSGSASGKPSVTSQLAKRSHSGELTESGSATPGSGAKNRNPKPGHRRSASAGTPLIYSGLAFSPVKNRGGASGATSPSPGVVPSGNICPSGKIPKTGMASRASVKPETLFTGNGNYGHGNIVRGGGGKSKPETRDPEEVKKAGNDMYRKGNFSEALSLYDKAISMSPENPAYRSNRAAALAASGRLKEAVKECLEAVRLDPSYARAHQRLASLYLRLGEAENARRQLCFSGQCPDQTELQRVQTLEKHLRLCSEARKIGDWKKVVTEIDAAIANGADSSPQLVACKAEALLRLHQIKDSDLCLSTIQRLDHHHHHHHHTQAKLFGMLCDAYVLCVQAQVDMALGRFENALVKAERAMKIDHSSNNPEVVSVLNNVTNVAKARTRGNELFTSGRYSEASVAYGEGLKFDAFNSVLYCNRAACWFKLGVWDQSVDDCNQALRIQPDYTKALLRRAASYGKLGRWDDAVRDYEVLRKELPGDSEVAESLQRALLNKSEEHKYLGYNNEVEEVSSLDKFKTATSLPGISVFYFKSSSNRQSEAISPFINTLCLRYPLVHFFMVDVDESLALAKAESIKKVPTFKIYKEGEKAKDMVCPSHKLLEDNVKHFLL; this is encoded by the exons ATGTCACATTACAGAAGACACTCGTTGGAACCTTCCATTGACTCCATTACTAATAGATTCCGTGATTCTCTCAACTTCCAAAGAGATGACGATGACGTCATCAACAAACCGGACTTCCGAGAACTCGATTATCCGTTGAAGCCACGTGTCTCCTCTTCCACCGCCGCAACTCCAGCCGCTAGCGGCAGCAGCTCCAGCTCCTCCGGCTCTGCTTCCGGCAAACCTTCCGTCACTTCTCAGTTAGCTAAACGGAGCCACTCCGGCGAGCTGACGGAGTCCGGTTCGGCTACACCGGGATCCGGAGCCAAGAACCGGAATCCAAAACCGGGTCACAGAAGATCCGCTTCCGCCGGAACGCCGTTGATATACTCCGGTTTAGCCTTCTCTCCGGTGAAAAATCGCGGCGGAGCAAGCGGCGCGACGTCGCCGAGCCCCGGCGTTGTGCCGAGCGGCAACATATGTCCGTCGGGGAAAATTCCGAAGACCGGAATGGCCTCACGCGCCTCCGTTAAACCGGAGACACTGTTCACAGGCAATGGCAACTACGGCCACGGAAACATCGTGCGCGGCGGCGGCGGCAAGTCGAAGCCGGAGACGCGTGATCCGGAGGAGGTGAAGAAGGCGGGTAACGATATGTATAGGAAAGGGAACTTCTCAGAGGCATTGTCGCTTTACGACAAAGCGATCTCAATGTCGCCGGAGAATCCAGCTTACAGAAGCAACCGCGCGGCGGCGTTGGCTGCGTCGGGGAGGTTGAAAGAAGCTGTTAAAGAGTGTCTTGAAGCGGTGAGATTGGATCCTTCTTACGCTAGAGCTCACCAGAGGCTCGCTTCTCTCTATCTCAG ATTGGGAGAAGCTGAGAATGCAAGACGTCAACTTTGTTTCTCCGGGCAATGTCCCGACCAAACTGAGTTGCAGCGGGTCCAGACACTTGAGAAGCATCTCAGGTTGTGTAGCGAGGCTCGAAAGATCGGTGACTGGAAAAAGGTAGTCACCGAGATCGATGCAGCGATTGCCAACGGAGCTGATTCTTCTCCTCAG CTTGTAGCTTGTAAAGCTGAAGCCTTGTTGCGGCTTCATCAGATAAAGGATTCAGATTTGTGTCTATCCACCATTCAGAGGCTGGATCATCATCATCATCATCATCATCATACTCAAGCTAAGCTCTTTGGTATGTTATGTGATGCGTATGTGCTCTGTGTTCAAGCTCAAGTTGACATGGCTCTAGGAAG ATTTGAGAATGCTCTTGTAAAGGCAGAGAGAGCTATGAAGATTGATCATAGCAGCAACAACCCTGAGGTAGTATCAGTCTTGAACAACGTAACCAATGTGGCCAAAGCTCGTACACGTGGCAACGAGCTTTTCACCTCCGGGAGATATTCAGAAGCGAGTGTGGCTTACGGAGAGGGACTCAAATTCGATGCTTTCAACTCCGTTCTGTATTGCAATAGAGCAGCGTGTTGGTTTAAGCTCGGTGTGTGGGACCAATCTGTTGATGATTGTAACCAAGCGTTAAGGATCCAGCCTGATTACACTAAGGCTCTTCTACGAAGAGCTGCTTCTTATGGAAAG CTTGGTCGATGGGACGATGCGGTTAGAGATTATGAGGTGTTGAGAAAGGAACTTCCAGGAGATAGTGAGGTTGCTGAGTCTTTACAGAGAGCATTATTGAACAAATCTGAAGAACACAAGTACTTGGGATACAATAATGAAGTTGAAGAGGTTTCGAGTTTAGATAAATTCAAAACAGCTACATCACTTCCCG GAATCTCTGTGTTTTACTTCAAATCATCATCAAACCGACAAAGCGAAGCCATATCTCCATTCATCAACACCTTGTGCTTGCGGTATCCATTAGTACACTTCTTCATG GTGGATGTGGATGAGAGCTTGGCATTGGCGAAAGCAGAGAGCATCAAGAAAGTGCCAACCTTTAAGATATATAAAGAGGGAGAGAAAGCGAAGGACATGGTGTGCCCTAGTCACAAGTTACTTGAGGACAACGTTAAGCATTTCCTTTTATAA